Proteins from a genomic interval of Symmachiella macrocystis:
- a CDS encoding APC family permease, translated as MLPATPEPDPTQRTLGVVTATLLVVASMIGTGIFTTTGYMVRDVPSLPAILFAWVLGGIAALLGAWAYAELAACMPRNGGEYHILSRLFHPAIGFMSAFVSLIVGFCAPIAATALAFAKYLETVIPDGYQQMAAFLLGDTSSRSLEWVNSGIAIELVLVLTSIHLLHVAHGSRFQNLFTIFKVVLLSVLIIAGLSQGDLSRITGDKRPIFEAILTPGFAIGLVFISYAYTGWNAAAYMAGEIREPRRNLPIALCLGTLIVTALFLGLNVVYLTAVPRAELAGVETVANTAIIGLFGTEAARWMTLLIVLGLVSMAGALIMTGSRVYETVGQDFRQLRWFALRRGRGGPHVALLVQAAVAVIMIIVGNLQILMAYVGFTLSLFSALAVCGIFVLRRRHPQPADAFRMPGYPLTPLLFILFTLWIVGMVIYREPNVAIAGLGTLAAGGALYWVLDRSPSPNDAE; from the coding sequence ATGCTACCGGCCACTCCCGAGCCCGACCCAACCCAGCGGACGTTGGGCGTCGTTACGGCGACGTTGTTGGTCGTTGCCAGCATGATCGGCACGGGTATTTTTACCACCACGGGCTACATGGTCCGCGACGTTCCGTCGCTGCCTGCGATTTTGTTTGCCTGGGTGTTGGGAGGCATCGCCGCTTTGCTGGGCGCATGGGCCTATGCCGAATTGGCTGCGTGCATGCCTCGCAACGGGGGTGAATATCACATTCTCTCGCGGTTGTTTCACCCGGCGATTGGCTTTATGTCGGCTTTCGTATCATTGATTGTTGGATTCTGCGCACCCATCGCGGCCACCGCACTGGCATTTGCGAAATACCTGGAGACGGTCATCCCGGATGGTTATCAGCAGATGGCGGCGTTTCTTTTAGGCGACACCTCGTCCCGATCTCTCGAATGGGTGAACAGCGGCATCGCGATCGAATTGGTGCTGGTGCTGACATCGATTCACCTACTGCACGTAGCGCACGGCAGCCGCTTTCAAAATCTGTTTACGATTTTTAAAGTCGTTTTGCTGTCTGTTTTGATCATTGCCGGATTGTCGCAAGGTGATCTGTCGCGGATTACCGGCGATAAGCGGCCCATTTTCGAAGCGATTCTGACCCCCGGTTTCGCGATTGGCTTGGTTTTCATCTCCTATGCGTATACCGGTTGGAATGCCGCGGCCTACATGGCGGGGGAGATTCGAGAGCCGCGGCGCAATTTGCCGATCGCCTTGTGTCTGGGGACGTTGATCGTAACGGCGCTGTTTTTAGGATTAAACGTCGTCTACTTGACAGCGGTCCCCCGCGCGGAATTGGCCGGTGTAGAAACGGTGGCCAATACGGCAATCATCGGCTTATTCGGCACCGAAGCGGCCCGTTGGATGACATTGCTGATCGTGCTGGGACTGGTTTCGATGGCCGGCGCGCTGATCATGACCGGATCGCGGGTTTATGAAACGGTTGGTCAGGACTTTCGCCAATTACGCTGGTTCGCCTTACGCCGCGGACGAGGTGGTCCGCACGTTGCACTGCTCGTGCAAGCGGCCGTAGCGGTCATCATGATCATTGTGGGCAACTTGCAGATCCTGATGGCCTATGTCGGATTTACGCTGTCCTTGTTTTCCGCGTTGGCTGTCTGCGGGATTTTCGTCTTACGCCGTCGTCATCCCCAACCAGCGGATGCGTTTCGTATGCCAGGATATCCGCTGACGCCGCTGTTGTTCATTCTGTTTACGCTGTGGATAGTCGGAATGGTGATCTATCGCGAGCCAAACGTTGCCATCGCCGGCCTGGGCACCTTGGCCGCTGGCGGAGCCTTGTATTGGGTACTGGATCGCTCGCCATCACCCAATGATGCTGAGTGA
- a CDS encoding sulfatase family protein, with protein MNSKTILIAGTALLACAAVTATDADAADAADGARPNIIFLLSDDQRFDTLGSMGNPIIQTPHLDQLAAEGVLFRNSFATTSICATSRASFLTGQYARRHGVHDFRTILSPDAFANTYPMLLRESGYRTAFIGKWGVGGKLPAENFDYWDGFAGQGRYFYPDDPVHITQKLEESAVKFLKTAKADEPFCMAMSFKAAHCQDGDPHPFQPDHRYDALYNDVTIPTVPKTETAVFENLPEWLQTSEGRVRWQIRFATPEMYQKSVKDYYRLITGLDRVVGTIVAQLREQNLLDNTVIIYTADHGFFLGEYGLAGKWLMYEESIRTPLLIYDPRLSQAARGKIYDEMVLNIDIAPTIVELAGAKRPETMQGASLVPLLNGESPEWREEWFYEHLFPHKRIPKSEGVRTARWKYIRYVESDPLREELYDLQADPQELDNLAGNAQHQSALTDMRQRWERLREDLR; from the coding sequence ATGAATTCCAAAACGATTCTCATCGCCGGGACTGCACTACTAGCCTGTGCGGCCGTGACGGCCACCGACGCCGATGCGGCTGATGCGGCTGATGGAGCGCGACCGAATATTATTTTTCTGCTGTCCGACGACCAGCGCTTCGACACGCTCGGTTCCATGGGAAATCCAATCATCCAGACCCCGCACCTGGATCAATTGGCGGCCGAGGGGGTATTGTTTCGCAATTCGTTTGCGACGACATCGATCTGTGCCACCAGCCGGGCGAGTTTTTTGACCGGTCAATATGCGCGGCGGCACGGCGTGCACGACTTTCGCACGATTTTGTCACCCGATGCCTTTGCCAACACCTATCCCATGTTGCTTCGCGAAAGCGGTTACCGAACCGCATTCATCGGCAAATGGGGTGTCGGTGGAAAACTTCCCGCAGAGAACTTCGATTACTGGGACGGATTCGCCGGTCAAGGCCGCTACTTCTATCCGGATGATCCGGTGCACATCACACAGAAACTGGAAGAGAGTGCGGTCAAGTTTTTGAAAACTGCCAAGGCGGATGAGCCGTTTTGTATGGCGATGAGTTTCAAAGCCGCCCACTGCCAAGATGGCGACCCCCATCCTTTTCAACCCGACCATCGCTACGATGCGCTCTACAACGACGTAACGATTCCCACGGTCCCCAAAACCGAAACGGCGGTGTTCGAGAATCTCCCCGAGTGGTTGCAAACCTCCGAGGGCCGCGTCCGTTGGCAGATCCGTTTTGCCACGCCCGAGATGTATCAAAAATCGGTCAAGGATTATTACCGGCTGATCACCGGCCTCGACCGCGTGGTGGGGACGATCGTCGCGCAATTGCGCGAGCAGAATTTGCTCGACAACACGGTGATCATCTACACCGCCGATCACGGGTTTTTCCTGGGCGAATACGGTCTGGCGGGTAAGTGGTTGATGTATGAGGAATCAATCCGCACGCCGCTGCTGATCTATGACCCGCGACTTTCCCAAGCAGCGCGTGGCAAGATCTATGATGAGATGGTGCTCAACATCGACATCGCGCCGACCATTGTCGAACTCGCCGGCGCGAAACGCCCCGAGACGATGCAGGGCGCGAGCCTCGTCCCGTTGCTCAATGGCGAGTCACCGGAATGGCGGGAGGAGTGGTTTTATGAGCATCTGTTTCCGCACAAACGGATTCCCAAATCCGAAGGGGTCCGCACCGCGCGTTGGAAGTACATCCGTTACGTCGAATCCGATCCGCTTCGCGAAGAATTGTACGACTTGCAAGCTGACCCGCAAGAACTAGACAACCTCGCCGGGAACGCACAACATCAATCCGCACTGACCGACATGCGGCAACGCTGGGAACGACTCCGGGAAGACCTCCGCTAG
- a CDS encoding N-acyl-D-amino-acid deacylase family protein: MITIHQEQLTLFDSIIEGGTVIDGTKAPRVRADIGITDDRIRAIGDLSAAQATQRIDARNKIVAPGFVDVHNHSDGWLLKKPHLLPKTTQGFTTEVLMADGISYAPVTPLTARDWMFYLKALNGLGLADYSGWESLEDYLNLLDGRTAQNVATHVPYANIRANVRGWGRGAVDDFQMRQIKAAITEGMAQGGVGLSTGLDYICQCFSTTDELADACTAMAAAGGLYVSHVRYKRGTLDGMREAVDIGRRAGVPVHISHLKGSDPQAVEEILEYLETARREVDLSFDVYPYSPGSTMLSYLVPYDVWEQGPIHAISKLADPVIRERAEVGLKNYKLPLDEIHIAWTHSKENSRHQGKPLDEYVAETGKPAAEALMDLLIEERLGVLLVFNEGDDRHIEPILQHDLYMMGTDGIYCEDGPVHPRMYGSAPRLLGPLVRDRKLFSLEESVYKLAGYPAQRFGLVNRGELREGFYADVVVFDAETVTDHATFKDPRQLSTGIEHVLVNGVPIIADGVAVDQTPETVPGRYLKFHRDD, from the coding sequence GTGATCACGATACACCAGGAGCAACTGACATTGTTTGATAGCATCATCGAAGGCGGTACGGTCATCGACGGGACAAAAGCCCCGCGTGTCCGTGCCGACATTGGCATCACCGACGACCGAATTCGCGCCATTGGGGACCTCAGTGCGGCACAAGCGACGCAGCGAATCGACGCCCGCAACAAAATTGTCGCCCCCGGTTTTGTTGACGTACATAACCATAGCGACGGCTGGCTGCTGAAAAAGCCGCATCTGCTGCCCAAGACCACGCAAGGCTTCACGACCGAAGTCCTGATGGCCGATGGCATTTCCTATGCGCCGGTCACGCCGCTCACCGCTCGCGATTGGATGTTTTACCTCAAGGCGCTCAACGGATTGGGACTGGCCGACTACAGCGGCTGGGAAAGCCTTGAAGACTATCTGAACTTGCTCGACGGCCGCACAGCGCAGAATGTGGCCACGCACGTTCCGTATGCGAACATTCGCGCCAATGTGCGGGGCTGGGGCCGCGGAGCGGTCGACGATTTTCAAATGCGGCAGATCAAAGCTGCCATCACCGAGGGGATGGCGCAAGGGGGTGTGGGGCTGTCGACGGGGCTGGATTACATCTGCCAATGCTTTTCCACCACCGACGAATTGGCCGATGCCTGCACAGCCATGGCGGCCGCCGGCGGGCTGTATGTCTCGCACGTGCGATACAAACGCGGCACGTTGGACGGCATGCGCGAGGCAGTCGACATCGGCCGTCGCGCCGGCGTCCCCGTACACATTTCGCACCTCAAGGGGAGTGACCCTCAAGCGGTCGAGGAAATTCTAGAATACCTAGAAACCGCGCGGCGAGAAGTGGATCTGTCCTTTGACGTTTATCCCTATTCGCCCGGCTCGACGATGTTGAGTTACCTCGTCCCTTACGACGTCTGGGAACAAGGACCAATTCATGCCATCAGCAAACTGGCTGACCCCGTGATTCGAGAACGGGCGGAAGTCGGCTTGAAAAACTACAAACTCCCGCTCGATGAAATCCATATCGCCTGGACCCACTCCAAGGAGAATTCCCGGCACCAAGGCAAACCGCTCGATGAATACGTCGCCGAAACCGGCAAGCCGGCCGCCGAAGCCTTGATGGATCTGCTGATCGAAGAGCGATTGGGTGTGCTGTTGGTCTTTAACGAAGGGGACGACCGGCACATCGAGCCAATTCTGCAACACGATCTTTACATGATGGGCACCGATGGCATCTATTGCGAAGATGGTCCCGTGCATCCGCGCATGTACGGTTCCGCCCCGAGGTTATTAGGCCCCTTGGTCCGCGACCGGAAGTTGTTTTCGTTGGAGGAATCGGTCTACAAACTCGCCGGGTATCCTGCACAGCGATTCGGTCTCGTCAATCGAGGCGAACTCCGCGAGGGATTCTATGCCGACGTCGTGGTGTTCGATGCGGAGACCGTCACGGATCATGCAACGTTTAAAGATCCCCGTCAATTATCGACCGGCATCGAACACGTGCTGGTCAACGGCGTCCCGATCATCGCCGATGGCGTGGCGGTCGATCAAACACCCGAAACCGTTCCGGGCCGGTATCTGAAATTCCACCGCGACGATTGA
- a CDS encoding amidohydrolase family protein — protein MTQPLDRREFLSHASATALAAGAGAVFLPGRTPHLKADDVNDLATMPIIDTHQHLWDLSKFNIPWTKNEGVKVLNRDYLTTDYLKATEGLNVVKAVYMEVDVHPDHQVKEAEHIKRLCASDDNPTVAAVISGRPSSPEFAAYIKKVADGKYIKGVRRVLHDAQIPAGLCLEPQFVKNVQLLGDMNLSYDLCMRSGEVIDTVKLVDQCPETRFILDHCGNMDVTSTDEKAINTWKRGVRELAERDNVICKISGIVVTAKPKTWKPADLAPVVNYCLDSFGPDRVVFGGDWPVCTLKASYAQWVNALKEIVSTRSAEEQRKLFHDNAVRHYGLS, from the coding sequence ATGACGCAGCCGTTAGATCGCCGAGAGTTTTTGTCGCACGCCTCCGCCACAGCTTTGGCCGCCGGAGCTGGGGCCGTTTTTCTGCCGGGACGCACTCCTCATCTGAAAGCCGACGACGTGAACGATCTTGCTACGATGCCCATCATCGATACGCACCAACATCTGTGGGACCTCAGTAAATTCAATATCCCCTGGACCAAAAACGAAGGGGTGAAAGTCCTCAATCGCGATTACCTCACGACGGACTACTTGAAGGCGACCGAGGGGCTGAACGTCGTCAAAGCGGTCTATATGGAAGTCGACGTGCATCCCGACCACCAAGTGAAAGAGGCGGAGCACATCAAACGGTTGTGTGCCAGTGACGACAATCCAACCGTGGCGGCGGTGATTTCGGGCCGGCCCAGTTCGCCGGAGTTTGCGGCATACATTAAAAAAGTGGCTGACGGCAAATACATCAAAGGAGTCCGGCGGGTCTTACACGATGCACAGATCCCGGCGGGATTGTGCCTGGAGCCACAGTTCGTCAAGAACGTTCAACTACTGGGCGACATGAATCTCAGCTACGACCTCTGTATGCGCAGCGGCGAGGTGATCGACACGGTCAAGCTGGTCGATCAATGCCCCGAGACGCGGTTTATTCTCGACCATTGCGGCAACATGGATGTCACCAGCACCGATGAAAAAGCGATCAACACCTGGAAGCGGGGCGTGCGGGAATTGGCCGAGCGGGACAACGTGATCTGCAAGATTTCCGGCATCGTTGTGACGGCCAAGCCCAAGACCTGGAAGCCGGCCGATTTAGCACCGGTCGTCAACTATTGCCTCGACAGCTTCGGCCCCGACCGCGTCGTCTTCGGCGGCGACTGGCCGGTCTGCACGCTCAAGGCCTCCTACGCGCAGTGGGTGAACGCCCTCAAGGAAATCGTCAGCACGAGGAGTGCGGAGGAGCAACGCAAGTTATTCCACGACAATGCGGTACGGCACTACGGTTTGTCGTGA
- a CDS encoding SUMF1/EgtB/PvdO family nonheme iron enzyme: protein MTLQQRLRLTEIEHQVCDIASEHLGIPRLEVTSRSRLIEDLHCDSLDIIELIMEVEESFDVTIPDNDPNSVYKAVFTRQPFRLADLAELVYLQQGTGQPQRQGWRYSIVDPKPGPIVPFSQLDGIWQPEQNNNVPTFEKLETNEGPPQYRRRIDGMRCLFIPTAEVEIGYSGPAARADEQPQHVVGIDAFLIDAEPVSTTAYCRFLNSISNVPAETFAEFFILDSSDDRVIYMPVERRDQLWQPIAGTEHWPMILVSWYGANAYSLWANGRDWRGYRHASEQDGESFLPSEAQWEYAARGAKSRQYPWGEEAPTQQHMNFGRHRKSVEYQIQTLPLSDVNEQLGMSPFGLHHVAGNVWQWCRDWYDENFYRTPEATAPNPVNRTAGQVRSERGGSWVGPVELCRSSFRRGRAPYARGRCLGFRCISPSQGID from the coding sequence ATGACGCTCCAACAACGGCTCCGTCTCACCGAGATCGAACATCAGGTCTGCGACATCGCTTCAGAGCATTTGGGAATACCCCGCCTGGAGGTGACCTCGCGTTCGCGGTTAATTGAGGACCTGCATTGCGACAGCCTAGATATCATCGAATTGATCATGGAGGTGGAAGAGTCGTTCGACGTCACGATTCCTGACAATGATCCCAATTCGGTTTACAAGGCGGTTTTCACGCGGCAGCCGTTTCGACTGGCTGATTTAGCGGAATTGGTTTACTTGCAACAGGGAACCGGGCAACCGCAGCGACAAGGTTGGCGATATTCCATTGTCGATCCAAAACCGGGACCGATTGTCCCCTTCTCTCAACTCGACGGTATTTGGCAACCGGAACAAAACAACAATGTCCCCACGTTCGAGAAGTTGGAAACCAATGAGGGACCACCGCAATATCGTCGTCGCATCGATGGCATGCGTTGCCTTTTCATCCCGACCGCTGAAGTCGAAATCGGCTATAGTGGTCCCGCTGCGCGAGCGGATGAACAACCGCAGCACGTCGTTGGTATAGATGCGTTCTTAATTGATGCGGAGCCGGTCTCAACGACCGCCTATTGCCGATTCCTCAATTCTATTTCAAATGTCCCGGCCGAAACTTTCGCCGAATTCTTCATTCTCGATTCGAGCGACGACCGGGTGATTTATATGCCGGTCGAACGGCGGGACCAGCTCTGGCAACCGATTGCCGGGACCGAACATTGGCCGATGATTCTGGTTTCCTGGTACGGCGCGAATGCCTATTCCCTGTGGGCCAACGGCCGTGATTGGCGCGGCTATCGGCATGCGTCGGAGCAGGATGGTGAATCGTTCTTGCCCAGCGAAGCCCAGTGGGAATACGCCGCGCGTGGAGCGAAGTCACGGCAGTACCCCTGGGGTGAAGAGGCACCAACTCAACAACACATGAATTTTGGACGGCATCGCAAATCGGTCGAATATCAAATCCAAACGCTTCCCTTGTCCGACGTCAATGAGCAACTCGGCATGTCGCCGTTCGGCCTGCACCACGTGGCGGGGAATGTGTGGCAGTGGTGCCGAGACTGGTATGACGAAAACTTTTACCGCACACCGGAAGCAACAGCACCTAATCCCGTCAACCGGACTGCCGGTCAGGTGCGTAGCGAACGCGGCGGAAGCTGGGTCGGACCGGTTGAGTTGTGTCGCAGCTCCTTCCGTCGCGGCCGAGCCCCCTATGCCCGCGGCCGCTGCCTCGGTTTTCGTTGCATCAGCCCCAGCCAGGGCATCGACTAG
- a CDS encoding sialidase family protein, which yields MRQLFICLIMACSTSFATASELKITKVYGPDLPNKYKHPVSITELDNGDLFVAYYGGDGEYAADTAVYGGRLPKGSSTWTKPVVLANTPHRTDGNGVVWQAPDGDVYLFYVVRFGDTWSSSRIKYKISHDGAKTWTDSRLLTLEEGMMVQGRPFALSNGDYMLPAYCERGDDREIVGPESTSMFFRFNPKTKTWTESERIKSPNGNIQPAGAELKKDYVVAYCRRGGGYGPDEKGFIVRSESHDGGQTWSEGRNSEFPNPNAAMDFLKLQSGNLLMVYNDSPNSRIPLSVALSTDMDKSYPYRNVIMGASHVDLGYPYAIQTRDGKIHVIFTERRTQIYHAVFDEDWVMKK from the coding sequence ATGCGACAGCTTTTCATCTGCCTGATAATGGCCTGCAGTACGTCCTTCGCGACCGCGAGTGAATTGAAAATCACTAAGGTTTATGGGCCGGATTTGCCCAATAAATACAAGCACCCTGTCTCAATCACCGAATTGGACAACGGTGACCTGTTCGTCGCCTATTACGGCGGCGATGGGGAGTATGCGGCCGATACAGCCGTTTACGGCGGACGATTGCCCAAGGGGAGCAGCACCTGGACCAAACCGGTCGTGCTGGCGAATACTCCGCACCGTACCGACGGCAACGGTGTGGTTTGGCAGGCACCGGATGGGGACGTCTATCTGTTTTACGTCGTTCGCTTTGGCGACACATGGTCCTCGTCGCGGATCAAGTACAAAATCTCACACGACGGCGCCAAGACCTGGACCGACTCCCGGTTGTTGACACTCGAAGAAGGCATGATGGTCCAAGGCCGGCCGTTTGCGCTCTCCAACGGCGATTACATGCTCCCGGCCTATTGCGAACGGGGCGATGATCGCGAAATCGTTGGCCCGGAAAGCACGTCGATGTTCTTTCGCTTCAATCCCAAAACCAAGACTTGGACTGAAAGCGAACGGATCAAATCTCCCAACGGCAATATCCAACCAGCGGGAGCGGAATTGAAAAAGGATTATGTCGTCGCCTATTGCCGTCGCGGCGGCGGTTACGGTCCGGATGAAAAAGGTTTCATCGTCCGTAGTGAATCGCATGACGGCGGCCAGACCTGGAGTGAAGGCCGGAATTCCGAATTCCCCAATCCCAACGCTGCCATGGATTTTCTGAAACTGCAAAGCGGCAATTTGTTGATGGTCTACAACGACAGCCCCAACAGCCGCATCCCGCTTTCGGTCGCCCTGTCGACCGACATGGACAAATCCTATCCGTACCGCAACGTCATCATGGGAGCGTCCCACGTCGATTTGGGTTACCCTTATGCGATACAAACCCGCGACGGAAAAATCCACGTGATCTTCACCGAACGCCGCACGCAAATCTATCATGCGGTCTTCGACGAAGACTGGGTAATGAAAAAATAA
- a CDS encoding FAD-binding and (Fe-S)-binding domain-containing protein: MDELRTRISEDLSGVLKGEIRCDSLTVAMYSDDASLYQIPPAGVAYPRDQEDVVTLAKYSASTDTPLVARGAGTGLAGESLGRGIVVDFSRHMRHIEIIDDESVRVQPGVVCSMLNRELRKNGRYFPPDPSGAGVTTIGSMLALDAAGSHSVRIGSTRDHVRQLEVVLSGGHVVELGQEPLTKLTGQPYAPAPFHSSQSPAGLDSGSDAPTVKRTLISKLAKLLDDNSELIRIHQPPLIRNRSGYYLRGVLTPSHLNMARMLVGSEGTLGLFTAATLHTSPLPAHRGAVLIVFGQLESALRAVQAVAPQQPSACDLLDRRVLSLARDSHPRFADMIPTTGEAALLVEQTGFTSRQIRDRIRMVISTVHDLSGVNVVTHEAYEPDEVEFLWSLPERVVPLLMRLPGPTHPLPFVEDVAVPPEALPDFLVRAQNVFKKHEVTSSLYAHAAAGQLHMRPFLTQPTAADAHRLEEIARDLYQVVFSVGGTISGEHGDGLSRTSFLRSQYGALYAVFKQIKQIFDPHNIMNPGKIISDDPHLTIKNLRPPTQPPEDLVPLQMNWNWEQVAEEAVRCNGCGSCRTQDADQRMCPLFRTSHLEEASPRAKANLMRQIAAGTLDADLLASADFKRVADLCFNCKQCELECPTNVNIPHLMVEAKAAHVASNGLSRTEWYLSRVHLFGGIIGAASLAINWAIQNPLSRWAAERMFGIARQRKLPLFARRPFLKSHKALTRNPSRSGKSRGVVYFVDHYANLHDPELGKAFVAILRHNGIPVHAPAGQQISGMALISTGDLDAARDIAKDNIRELAEFAREEIPIVCTEPTAALCLKREYPALLDHPDLELISEQTTEAGQFLANLHAEGRLKVDFEPLDLTVGYHTPCHLKALGDRTPLADLLELIPGLKLRKIEQGCSGMAGTFGLSTQNFRESLRIGWGLITQLREDSLDIGATECSSCKMQMEQGARIPTLHPIKLLALSYGLMPELREKLKPPQKPLVVT, encoded by the coding sequence GTGGATGAATTACGGACGCGAATTTCCGAAGACCTAAGCGGGGTCCTCAAAGGAGAAATCCGATGTGACTCGTTGACGGTCGCGATGTATTCCGACGACGCGAGCTTATATCAAATCCCGCCCGCCGGTGTCGCCTATCCCCGTGATCAGGAAGACGTGGTCACGTTGGCGAAATACTCGGCGTCAACCGACACTCCCTTGGTGGCTCGCGGGGCGGGTACCGGCTTGGCGGGGGAATCGCTAGGACGTGGAATCGTCGTCGACTTCTCCAGACACATGCGTCATATCGAGATCATCGACGACGAATCGGTCCGCGTGCAGCCGGGCGTGGTCTGTTCGATGTTGAATCGCGAACTCCGCAAAAATGGACGGTACTTCCCCCCCGATCCCTCGGGTGCAGGAGTCACGACCATTGGCAGCATGCTTGCGCTGGATGCCGCTGGTTCACACTCTGTGCGAATCGGTTCCACACGCGACCACGTGCGGCAGTTGGAAGTGGTGCTCTCCGGGGGACACGTTGTCGAATTGGGACAAGAACCGCTGACCAAACTGACCGGTCAACCCTACGCTCCGGCACCGTTTCACTCATCCCAAAGTCCCGCCGGTCTCGACTCCGGGAGCGATGCACCGACGGTCAAACGGACCTTGATCAGCAAACTCGCAAAATTGCTCGACGACAATAGCGAGTTGATCCGCATTCACCAACCCCCCTTGATCCGCAATCGTTCGGGCTACTACCTGCGCGGTGTGCTGACCCCATCGCATTTGAATATGGCGCGGATGCTGGTCGGATCCGAAGGGACGTTGGGGCTGTTCACCGCAGCCACGCTGCACACCAGTCCGCTGCCGGCGCATCGCGGTGCGGTGTTGATTGTCTTTGGACAGTTGGAATCGGCCTTGCGAGCCGTGCAGGCCGTCGCTCCGCAACAGCCCAGCGCCTGCGATTTGTTAGACCGCCGTGTGCTCTCCTTAGCGCGCGACTCCCATCCGCGGTTTGCCGATATGATCCCCACCACCGGCGAGGCAGCGCTGTTGGTCGAACAGACTGGATTCACATCTCGGCAAATTCGCGATCGCATCCGCATGGTCATCTCGACCGTGCACGACCTTTCCGGCGTGAATGTGGTCACGCACGAGGCTTATGAACCGGACGAAGTCGAGTTTTTATGGTCCCTGCCCGAACGAGTCGTACCGTTATTGATGCGGCTTCCCGGGCCGACCCATCCGCTGCCCTTCGTAGAGGATGTCGCCGTCCCTCCCGAAGCTTTGCCCGATTTTTTGGTTCGCGCCCAGAACGTCTTCAAAAAGCACGAGGTCACGTCATCGCTTTATGCCCACGCAGCCGCCGGGCAATTGCACATGCGGCCGTTTCTGACGCAGCCGACAGCGGCCGACGCGCATCGGTTGGAGGAGATCGCCCGCGACTTGTATCAGGTCGTTTTTTCGGTCGGCGGAACCATCAGCGGCGAGCATGGCGACGGGTTGTCTCGCACGTCGTTTCTCCGCTCGCAATACGGCGCGCTGTATGCCGTTTTTAAGCAAATCAAACAGATCTTTGACCCGCATAACATCATGAATCCGGGCAAGATCATCAGCGACGACCCGCACCTGACGATCAAAAACCTCCGCCCCCCAACGCAACCACCGGAGGATCTTGTCCCGCTGCAGATGAACTGGAATTGGGAGCAGGTCGCCGAAGAAGCAGTCCGTTGCAACGGTTGCGGATCGTGTCGCACACAAGACGCCGATCAGCGGATGTGCCCCTTGTTTCGCACCAGCCACCTGGAGGAAGCCAGCCCGCGCGCCAAGGCGAACCTGATGCGGCAAATCGCGGCCGGCACGCTGGACGCCGATCTACTGGCCAGCGCAGATTTCAAACGGGTTGCCGATCTCTGCTTCAACTGCAAACAATGCGAACTGGAATGCCCTACCAACGTCAACATCCCGCATTTGATGGTCGAAGCCAAGGCCGCGCACGTCGCCTCCAACGGATTGTCACGGACCGAATGGTATTTGTCACGAGTTCACCTGTTCGGCGGAATCATTGGTGCCGCTTCCTTGGCGATCAATTGGGCCATACAAAATCCGCTTTCGCGCTGGGCGGCTGAGAGAATGTTCGGCATCGCCCGCCAACGCAAGCTCCCGTTGTTTGCCCGACGACCGTTTCTCAAGTCGCACAAAGCACTCACCCGCAATCCGTCCCGTAGCGGAAAAAGTCGAGGTGTCGTCTATTTTGTCGATCACTACGCCAATCTTCATGATCCCGAATTGGGCAAAGCATTTGTCGCCATTCTGCGGCACAACGGCATTCCCGTGCATGCACCCGCCGGACAACAAATCTCGGGCATGGCGCTCATCTCGACCGGCGATCTGGATGCCGCCCGCGATATCGCCAAGGACAACATCCGCGAATTGGCGGAATTCGCCCGCGAAGAGATTCCGATCGTCTGCACCGAACCGACAGCGGCGCTGTGCCTAAAGCGGGAATACCCCGCCCTGCTTGATCACCCTGACCTGGAATTGATTTCCGAGCAAACGACCGAAGCAGGCCAGTTTTTGGCCAATCTGCATGCGGAAGGCCGTTTGAAAGTCGATTTTGAACCGCTCGACCTGACCGTCGGCTATCACACCCCCTGCCATTTGAAGGCACTGGGGGACCGAACTCCGTTGGCCGACTTGCTCGAATTGATTCCCGGCCTCAAGCTGCGTAAAATTGAGCAAGGCTGTTCGGGCATGGCGGGGACATTCGGCTTATCGACCCAAAATTTCCGCGAATCGCTCCGCATTGGCTGGGGATTGATCACCCAGTTGCGGGAGGACAGCCTGGACATCGGGGCGACCGAGTGCAGCAGTTGCAAAATGCAAATGGAGCAAGGCGCGCGGATCCCGACGCTGCATCCGATCAAACTCCTCGCGCTCTCTTACGGCTTGATGCCGGAACTGCGCGAGAAATTGAAGCCTCCCCAAAAACCACTGGTCGTCACATGA
- a CDS encoding MoaD/ThiS family protein translates to MKLDVRLFAQARELAGAEHVSVELPDSSTVAALREVLAAQFPQLAPLSPNLLIAIGTDYASSETVLSPDADIACFPPVSGG, encoded by the coding sequence ATGAAACTCGACGTACGTCTGTTTGCCCAGGCCCGTGAACTCGCCGGGGCCGAACATGTCTCCGTAGAGTTGCCCGACAGCAGCACGGTCGCCGCTCTTCGCGAAGTATTGGCCGCACAATTTCCTCAGCTAGCGCCGCTGTCACCAAATCTATTGATCGCCATCGGCACTGATTATGCCTCGAGCGAGACCGTGCTGTCTCCCGACGCCGATATCGCTTGCTTCCCGCCCGTCAGCGGCGGGTGA